The Saccharomonospora glauca K62 genome has a segment encoding these proteins:
- a CDS encoding M15 family metallopeptidase, whose protein sequence is MRFTFRRTLLATLAAVTVLFASTPVAVAEPPGRPTAPPEFVALRDVAPTIIEEIRYHGSHNFVGRPVPGYREPLCIVTRPTALALREAQRQLLPLGYSLKVYDCYRPQQAVDSFVRWAQRLNDDRMKEEFYPRVEKSSLFEDGYIAEQSGHSRGSTVDLTLVRVPPRPQEHYRPGDPLRPCFAPVGERFGDNSIDMGTGFDCFDTLAHTDDPRITGEAKRNRALLKETLAAVGMENYPNEWWHYTLRDEPFPDTYFDFPVARGSLTG, encoded by the coding sequence ATGCGTTTCACGTTCCGTCGGACTCTCCTGGCAACCCTGGCCGCCGTCACGGTGTTGTTCGCTTCCACACCGGTCGCCGTCGCCGAACCTCCCGGACGTCCGACCGCCCCACCGGAGTTCGTCGCCCTGCGTGATGTCGCGCCGACCATCATCGAGGAGATCCGTTACCACGGGTCGCACAACTTCGTCGGCCGGCCGGTACCGGGCTATCGGGAGCCGTTGTGCATCGTCACCCGGCCCACGGCGCTGGCCCTGCGAGAGGCCCAGCGGCAGCTGCTGCCCCTGGGATACTCGCTCAAGGTCTACGACTGCTACCGTCCCCAGCAGGCGGTCGACAGCTTCGTCCGGTGGGCACAACGGCTCAACGACGACCGGATGAAGGAAGAGTTCTACCCGCGGGTCGAGAAGTCGTCTCTGTTCGAGGACGGCTACATCGCGGAGCAGTCCGGGCACAGCCGCGGCAGCACGGTGGATTTGACCCTGGTCCGCGTCCCGCCGCGCCCACAGGAGCACTACCGTCCCGGTGATCCACTGCGCCCGTGTTTCGCCCCGGTCGGCGAACGGTTCGGGGACAACAGCATCGACATGGGAACCGGCTTCGACTGCTTCGACACCCTCGCGCACACGGACGACCCCCGGATCACCGGGGAGGCCAAACGCAACCGGGCCCTGCTCAAGGAGACCCTGGCCGCGGTGGGGATGGAGAACTATCCCAACGAATGGTGGCACTACACCCTGCGCGACGAGCCGTTCCCGGACACCTACTTCGACTTCCCCGTGGCTCGCGGCTCGCTCACCGGCTGA
- a CDS encoding RNA polymerase sigma-70 factor encodes MLQSEVAREFERQRPRLFSVAYRLLGSAGEAEDVVQDAFLRFNDADRAAIENLAAWLTKVVTNLCLNRLTSARARRERYVGPWLPEPVVTADSALGPLDTVEQRDSVSMAFLLLLERLTPPERAVFVLRECFGYRHREIAEILDLSESHCQQLHHRARQRIGEQRPRFSASRADGDRIARRFLAAARGGDIAALEKLLADDVVAWADGGGKATAARRPIRGVERVARYLGWMSWPVPDLTVLLTEINGQPGFVALVGAQVILVVVLEIRDGRITDIRIVANPDKLAFLASQLPDRD; translated from the coding sequence GTGCTCCAGTCAGAGGTCGCGCGGGAGTTCGAACGGCAGCGACCGCGCTTGTTCTCCGTGGCCTATCGGCTCCTGGGTTCCGCCGGGGAGGCCGAGGACGTCGTCCAGGACGCGTTCCTGCGCTTCAACGACGCCGACCGAGCCGCGATCGAGAACCTCGCGGCCTGGCTGACCAAGGTGGTCACCAACCTCTGTCTTAATCGCCTGACCTCCGCGCGCGCCCGCCGGGAACGTTACGTGGGGCCGTGGTTGCCCGAGCCCGTGGTGACCGCCGACTCGGCCCTGGGGCCTTTGGACACCGTCGAGCAGCGCGACTCCGTGTCGATGGCGTTCCTGCTACTCCTGGAACGCCTGACTCCCCCGGAACGTGCCGTGTTCGTGCTGCGCGAGTGCTTCGGATACCGCCATCGCGAGATCGCGGAGATCCTCGACCTGAGCGAATCCCACTGCCAGCAGCTCCATCACCGGGCACGGCAGCGGATCGGTGAACAGCGTCCACGGTTCTCGGCTTCCCGCGCCGACGGCGACCGCATCGCCCGGCGCTTCCTCGCCGCGGCACGGGGTGGCGACATCGCCGCGCTGGAGAAGCTGCTCGCCGACGACGTCGTCGCGTGGGCCGACGGCGGTGGCAAGGCCACGGCGGCCCGCCGTCCGATCCGCGGCGTGGAACGGGTGGCCCGGTACCTGGGTTGGATGAGTTGGCCCGTCCCGGACCTGACGGTCTTACTCACGGAGATCAACGGCCAGCCCGGTTTCGTGGCCCTCGTGGGCGCTCAGGTGATACTGGTCGTGGTGCTGGAGATCCGCGACGGCCGGATCACCGACATCCGCATCGTGGCCAACCCGGACAAACTCGCCTTCCTCGCCTCGCAACTTCCCGACCGTGACTGA
- a CDS encoding NAD(P)/FAD-dependent oxidoreductase, which translates to MTRHIVVIGGGYSGLAAALRTARRLRDARVTLVNPRAHFVERVRLHQLAAGQQLREHPLADVLGRAGVDFVLGRVRELDPDDRRLVVDSLEAPMRYDTLVYAVGSVADTNAPGVTDHAATVAEFAEARALRDRVATVAREEGTVAVVGGGLTGIETAAELAETYPRLRVRLVTDGKPGATLSERGRSHLLRSFERLGVEVRGDAKAVEVRPGAVRLADGDAVTADLVVWATGFGVPDLAARSSLAVDAIGRVVVDDSLRSVSHPDVYAVGDSAVVGHTDGSPLRMACATALPLGQYVGDVIAARANGKQPRPRRFRYVIRCLSLGRRDGLIQFVDAHDRPRERILTGRTAARFKEMVVRGATFTARRPGPYLPWR; encoded by the coding sequence GTGACCCGACACATCGTGGTAATAGGCGGGGGCTATTCCGGACTCGCAGCCGCGCTGCGGACCGCCCGGCGACTTCGCGACGCACGGGTGACGCTGGTCAATCCCCGTGCGCACTTCGTCGAACGGGTGCGCTTGCACCAGCTCGCGGCGGGGCAGCAACTCCGCGAGCACCCCTTGGCCGACGTGCTCGGCAGGGCCGGGGTCGACTTCGTGCTCGGTCGGGTCCGGGAGCTCGACCCGGACGACCGGCGGTTGGTCGTCGACTCGCTGGAGGCCCCGATGCGGTACGACACGCTGGTGTACGCGGTGGGCAGCGTGGCCGACACGAACGCTCCGGGTGTGACGGACCATGCCGCCACCGTGGCCGAGTTCGCCGAGGCGCGGGCCCTGCGCGACCGGGTCGCCACCGTCGCTCGGGAGGAGGGGACGGTGGCGGTGGTCGGAGGCGGGCTAACCGGTATCGAGACCGCCGCGGAACTGGCCGAGACCTACCCTCGGCTTCGGGTTCGGCTGGTGACGGACGGGAAGCCGGGGGCGACGTTGTCCGAACGGGGGCGCTCCCATCTGCTGCGGTCGTTCGAGCGGCTGGGCGTCGAGGTGCGCGGCGATGCGAAGGCCGTCGAGGTGCGCCCCGGTGCCGTGCGACTGGCCGACGGGGACGCCGTGACGGCGGACCTCGTCGTGTGGGCCACCGGGTTCGGTGTTCCGGACCTGGCCGCCCGCAGCTCCCTCGCCGTGGACGCCATCGGGCGGGTCGTCGTGGACGACAGCCTTCGTTCGGTGTCGCATCCGGACGTCTACGCCGTCGGTGACAGCGCGGTGGTCGGCCACACCGACGGCTCACCGTTGCGAATGGCGTGCGCCACGGCACTCCCACTCGGGCAGTACGTCGGTGACGTCATCGCCGCACGGGCGAACGGGAAGCAACCGCGGCCCCGGCGATTCCGCTACGTCATCCGGTGCCTCAGTCTCGGGCGACGCGACGGCCTGATCCAGTTCGTCGACGCCCACGACCGACCGCGCGAGCGCATCCTCACCGGGCGCACGGCCGCCCGGTTCAAGGAAATGGTGGTGCGGGGCGCGACGTTCACGGCGCGTCGGCCGGGACCGTACCTGCCGTGGCGTTAG
- a CDS encoding alanine/glycine:cation symporter family protein gives MEEFLTKVSDVVWGPFLLIPLLLGTGLYLTVRLGGVQFLKLVPALRLALFKRRDEDADGDISHYQALTTALAATVGVGNIAGVATALYLGGPGALFWMWVTALVGMASKYSEAFLAVRFRTKDARGDMSGGPQYYLAKAIPNGFGLTLSIAFAVFAVLASFGIGNMTQSNTVAASLESSFGVPTWVVGLVVTVAAGAVLIGGIKSIGKVTAAFVPFMIVLYVVGALAVLLLNITDVPAALKLVFTDAFTGTAAVGGFSGSVFIIALQYGVARGIFSNESGLGSAAIAAAAAQTRHPVRQGLVSMTQTFIDTIIVVSMTGLVIITTGAWQTGLDGAEMTAEAFTRGLPGEWGHYIVTLSVVFFAFSTILGWSYYGERCVERLVGVRGVLPYRLVFTVVIFVGSTTELSLVWTFSDVMNGLMALPNLIGLVLCAGLIARETKQYLAVDPDLLTPPAESTLHGTDALRRPRDTA, from the coding sequence ATGGAGGAGTTCCTCACCAAAGTCAGTGATGTGGTGTGGGGCCCGTTCCTCCTCATTCCGCTGTTGTTGGGCACGGGCTTGTACCTGACGGTCCGACTAGGTGGGGTCCAATTCCTCAAACTCGTTCCGGCGTTGCGGCTCGCGTTGTTCAAGCGTCGGGACGAGGACGCGGACGGCGACATCTCCCACTACCAGGCGCTCACCACCGCTCTTGCCGCCACGGTCGGCGTCGGCAACATCGCCGGGGTCGCCACCGCGCTCTACCTGGGCGGTCCCGGTGCGCTGTTTTGGATGTGGGTCACGGCCCTGGTGGGTATGGCGTCGAAGTACTCGGAGGCCTTCCTGGCGGTGCGGTTCCGCACCAAGGACGCTCGTGGTGACATGTCCGGTGGCCCGCAGTACTACCTGGCGAAAGCCATCCCGAACGGCTTCGGGCTCACGCTCAGTATCGCGTTCGCGGTGTTCGCGGTCCTGGCGAGCTTCGGCATCGGCAACATGACCCAGTCCAACACGGTCGCCGCCTCGCTGGAGAGCTCCTTCGGCGTGCCGACCTGGGTGGTGGGCCTTGTCGTCACCGTCGCCGCCGGCGCGGTTCTGATCGGTGGGATCAAGTCGATCGGCAAGGTCACCGCCGCGTTCGTGCCCTTCATGATCGTGCTCTACGTCGTGGGTGCGCTGGCGGTGTTGCTGCTCAACATCACCGACGTTCCCGCGGCGTTGAAACTGGTGTTCACGGACGCGTTCACGGGAACCGCGGCCGTGGGTGGCTTCTCCGGTTCGGTCTTCATCATCGCGCTGCAGTACGGCGTGGCCCGAGGCATCTTCTCCAACGAGTCGGGCCTGGGGTCGGCGGCTATCGCCGCCGCGGCGGCGCAGACCCGGCACCCGGTACGTCAGGGCCTGGTGTCGATGACCCAGACCTTCATCGACACGATCATCGTGGTGTCGATGACGGGCCTGGTCATCATCACCACCGGTGCCTGGCAGACGGGGCTCGACGGCGCGGAGATGACGGCGGAGGCTTTCACGCGCGGCCTGCCCGGCGAGTGGGGCCACTACATCGTGACCCTGAGCGTGGTGTTCTTCGCCTTCTCGACCATCCTGGGCTGGTCGTACTACGGCGAGCGCTGCGTGGAGCGACTCGTCGGCGTCCGGGGTGTCCTGCCCTACCGGTTGGTGTTCACCGTGGTGATCTTCGTGGGTTCGACCACGGAGCTGAGTCTGGTCTGGACCTTCTCCGACGTGATGAACGGGTTGATGGCGCTGCCCAACCTCATCGGGCTGGTGCTGTGCGCCGGCCTGATCGCTCGGGAGACCAAGCAGTACCTCGCGGTGGACCCCGACCTGCTGACCCCGCCGGCCGAGTCGACCCTGCACGGCACGGACGCGCTACGGAGGCCCCGCGACACGGCGTGA
- a CDS encoding MBL fold metallo-hydrolase, translating to MLKKNVADGIHCVEDSYVNWFLVEAGGKLTVVDAGLPTSWRSLRRALDELGRREEDIEALVLTHGHFDHLGFAERLRSEVGVPVYIHENDLPLTRNPRRYGRARSLTWYLLTQYKALPMVAAFVAHRAWWPKPVKRVHRIREDTLPVPGEPRVLFTPGHTMGHCALHFPDRDAVIAGDAVVTLNPYRGTKAPQIVSAAATADPERALESLDAIAATGVSTVLVGHGEAWTDGAERLVELARRNGPS from the coding sequence ATGCTCAAGAAGAACGTCGCGGACGGTATCCATTGCGTCGAGGATTCCTATGTCAACTGGTTCCTCGTCGAGGCCGGGGGCAAGCTGACCGTCGTCGACGCCGGATTGCCGACGTCGTGGCGTTCGCTGAGGCGTGCCCTCGACGAGCTGGGGCGCCGCGAGGAAGACATCGAGGCGTTGGTGTTGACCCACGGTCACTTCGACCACCTGGGGTTCGCCGAGCGATTACGTTCCGAAGTGGGGGTGCCCGTCTACATCCACGAAAACGACCTCCCACTGACCCGGAATCCCCGCCGATACGGCCGAGCCCGCTCGCTGACGTGGTACCTGCTGACGCAGTACAAGGCATTGCCCATGGTCGCCGCCTTCGTGGCGCATCGTGCCTGGTGGCCCAAACCCGTCAAGCGAGTGCACCGAATCCGTGAGGACACGTTGCCGGTGCCCGGCGAACCACGGGTGCTGTTCACGCCGGGCCACACGATGGGGCACTGCGCGTTGCACTTCCCCGACCGGGACGCCGTCATCGCCGGGGACGCCGTGGTGACGCTCAATCCGTATCGGGGGACGAAGGCGCCGCAAATCGTCTCCGCGGCGGCCACCGCGGACCCGGAACGTGCCCTGGAGTCACTGGATGCCATCGCGGCGACCGGGGTGAGCACGGTGCTCGTCGGCCACGGCGAGGCGTGGACCGACGGTGCGGAGCGGTTGGTCGAGCTGGCCCGTCGGAATGGGCCTTCCTAG
- a CDS encoding molybdopterin oxidoreductase family protein, with protein MADRIADLWGTRTPYAKDTSWPVRVDRHLDEGLAPSDVDTWVRSACVLCSNGCACDIAVKDGRMVGIRGRAGDVVNHGRLGPKGLYGSRQWHRTDRLTRPLVRRDGRLRETDWDTAMDLVVRRSRELLAETGPLSHGFYTSGQLFLEEYYTLSVIGKAGLGTPHMDGNTRLCTATAAAALKESFGSDGQPGSYSDIDSCEALFLFGHNMAETQTVLWARVLDRLHGADPPVVVAVDPRRTPVTEACARSGGVHLAPLPGTNQALMNGLLREVITRGWVDHDYVTAHTLGYDELAVTVQPYTPEHVARICRVDPDDLRRAAEIFGTSGRVLSTVLQGFYQSHQATAAACQVNNLHLLRGLLGKPGCGVLQMNGQPTAQNTRETGADGDLPGFRNWDNPEHVRQLAELWNVDPATIPHWAPPTHAMQIWRYAEQGSIRFLWISATNPAVSLPQLPRVREILAKDDLFVVVQDGFRTETTEYADVVLPAALWGEKQGTFTNADRTVHLSDKAVEPPGEARSDLEIFCDYARRMDLRDRDGAPLITWNDPESAFEAWKECSRGRPCDYTGLSYEKLRGGSGVPWPCNDEYPNGRDRLYADAVFPTHADVCESYGRDLLTGGITSREEYHARNPDGRAVLRAAEYVPPPEEPDGEYPLVCTTGRTVYHFHTRTKTGRSRQLRRAAPKPWIEMSRNDAAALGLTEGDPVRVESRRGRVELPVRVGGGRDGVVFLPFHYGYWDSDTDDRARAANELTLTAWDPVSKQPLYKLGAVRVTKLADGKGPAPAPTTAASAPHDPAGVPATTGDDDVWEDVAATRPPPAPPSPDVPHHS; from the coding sequence ATGGCCGACCGCATCGCGGACCTTTGGGGAACCCGCACACCGTACGCGAAGGACACCTCGTGGCCCGTTCGGGTGGACCGACATCTCGACGAGGGACTCGCCCCCTCGGACGTCGACACCTGGGTGCGGTCGGCGTGCGTGTTGTGCAGCAACGGGTGCGCATGTGACATCGCGGTGAAGGACGGCCGCATGGTCGGGATTCGCGGGCGGGCGGGCGACGTGGTCAATCACGGGCGGCTGGGCCCCAAGGGACTGTACGGTTCCCGGCAGTGGCACCGAACGGACCGGTTGACCCGACCGCTGGTCCGGCGGGACGGGCGACTACGGGAGACGGACTGGGACACGGCCATGGACCTGGTCGTTCGCCGCTCACGGGAATTGCTGGCCGAGACGGGGCCTTTGTCCCACGGTTTCTACACCAGCGGTCAGTTGTTCCTGGAGGAGTACTACACCCTCAGCGTGATCGGCAAGGCCGGGCTGGGAACGCCGCACATGGACGGCAACACGCGGTTGTGCACGGCGACGGCCGCCGCCGCTCTGAAGGAGAGTTTCGGCTCCGACGGCCAACCGGGCAGTTACTCCGACATCGACTCCTGCGAGGCGTTGTTCCTCTTCGGACACAACATGGCCGAGACGCAGACGGTGTTGTGGGCTCGGGTCCTGGACCGGCTCCACGGCGCGGACCCGCCCGTCGTCGTCGCCGTCGATCCCCGGCGCACGCCGGTGACCGAGGCGTGCGCGCGGAGCGGGGGAGTGCACCTGGCTCCCCTGCCCGGCACCAACCAGGCCCTCATGAACGGTCTTCTTCGCGAGGTGATCACCCGCGGGTGGGTCGATCACGACTACGTCACCGCGCACACACTCGGCTACGACGAACTCGCGGTGACCGTCCAGCCGTACACGCCGGAACACGTCGCGCGCATCTGCCGCGTCGATCCGGACGACCTGCGGAGGGCGGCCGAGATATTCGGCACCTCCGGCCGGGTGCTGTCCACCGTGTTGCAGGGTTTCTACCAGTCGCACCAGGCCACCGCGGCGGCCTGCCAGGTCAACAACCTCCACCTGCTGCGGGGACTCCTCGGCAAGCCGGGGTGCGGGGTCCTGCAGATGAACGGACAGCCCACCGCTCAGAACACCCGCGAGACCGGCGCGGACGGAGACCTTCCGGGATTTCGCAATTGGGACAATCCCGAGCACGTTCGGCAGCTCGCCGAGTTGTGGAACGTGGACCCGGCGACCATCCCGCACTGGGCTCCGCCCACCCATGCCATGCAGATCTGGCGGTACGCCGAGCAGGGCTCCATCAGATTCCTGTGGATCTCCGCCACCAACCCCGCCGTGTCACTGCCCCAGCTCCCGCGGGTCCGAGAGATCCTCGCCAAGGACGACCTGTTCGTTGTCGTGCAGGACGGCTTCCGCACCGAGACCACCGAGTACGCGGACGTGGTGCTGCCCGCGGCGCTGTGGGGAGAGAAGCAAGGCACCTTCACCAACGCCGACCGTACCGTCCACCTGTCCGACAAAGCGGTGGAGCCGCCCGGCGAGGCACGCTCCGACCTGGAGATCTTCTGCGACTACGCCCGGCGGATGGACCTGCGCGATCGCGATGGCGCGCCGCTGATCACGTGGAACGACCCGGAGAGCGCGTTCGAGGCGTGGAAGGAGTGCAGCCGAGGCCGGCCATGTGACTACACGGGACTGTCCTACGAGAAGCTTCGCGGGGGCAGCGGTGTTCCGTGGCCGTGCAACGACGAGTATCCGAACGGTCGCGACCGCCTGTATGCCGACGCCGTGTTCCCCACCCACGCCGACGTGTGCGAAAGCTACGGCCGCGATCTCCTCACCGGCGGCATCACCTCTCGGGAGGAGTACCACGCGCGGAACCCGGACGGCCGGGCGGTTCTCAGGGCGGCGGAGTACGTGCCGCCGCCCGAGGAACCGGACGGAGAGTATCCGCTCGTGTGCACCACGGGGCGTACCGTCTACCACTTCCACACCCGCACCAAGACCGGCCGCTCCCGGCAGCTCCGTCGCGCGGCACCGAAGCCGTGGATCGAGATGTCCCGGAACGACGCGGCCGCGCTCGGGCTCACGGAGGGGGACCCGGTCCGCGTCGAGTCCAGGCGTGGTCGGGTGGAGCTGCCCGTGCGTGTCGGCGGAGGCCGCGACGGCGTGGTGTTCCTGCCCTTCCACTACGGCTACTGGGACAGCGACACGGACGACCGCGCTCGGGCGGCCAACGAGCTCACCCTCACCGCCTGGGACCCGGTGTCCAAGCAACCCCTCTACAAGCTCGGCGCCGTGCGCGTGACCAAGCTCGCCGACGGAAAAGGGCCCGCCCCCGCTCCCACCACCGCGGCCTCCGCGCCCCACGATCCGGCGGGCGTTCCGGCGACCACGGGAGACGACGACGTGTGGGAGGACGTGGCGGCCACGAGGCCACCACCGGCGCCACCGAGTCCCGACGTGCCGCACCATTCGTGA
- a CDS encoding MFS transporter — protein MRPAAWKSAVAAIFVCGWGGNQFTPLLVMYRQAGHSALMVNTLLGAYVLGLFPGLLFAGGLSQRFGRRAVMIAGVVASLTASVSLAAGEYGAGWLAAGRFVTGFGVAAAMAVGTTWVTELSACSGSDSRTGAGRAALALTTGFGIGAGVAGALAQWGPAPMVLPYVVHVVLALAVLPLLYRLPETGCLGGSPRPRWGGVRHPRFRKAVLPMAPWIFGAAGVAYAIMPQLVGDRLGSLALAYSTLLTVGTLGAGALIQPVAKRLDRPTSARAVAVSMGVMSVGLALSVVAAVAGSPVLALVAALGLGCAYGLAVVSGLLELQRFSRPEELADTTGVYYAFAYLGFLLPALLSLLSAVATYPVLLGGLVVLALAATGVILRYSKADLPARETAERQAEPVG, from the coding sequence ATGAGGCCGGCCGCGTGGAAGTCGGCGGTCGCTGCGATCTTCGTCTGTGGGTGGGGCGGCAACCAATTCACCCCACTGCTCGTGATGTATCGACAGGCGGGCCACTCCGCCCTCATGGTGAACACGTTGCTGGGCGCCTACGTCCTCGGGCTGTTTCCGGGGCTGTTGTTCGCGGGCGGTCTTTCCCAACGCTTCGGGCGCCGAGCGGTGATGATCGCGGGTGTCGTGGCGTCGCTGACGGCGAGCGTGTCGCTCGCCGCGGGCGAGTACGGCGCGGGCTGGCTCGCCGCGGGACGGTTCGTGACCGGATTCGGCGTCGCCGCGGCGATGGCGGTCGGCACCACCTGGGTCACCGAACTGTCGGCGTGCTCGGGTAGCGACTCCCGCACCGGCGCGGGACGAGCGGCGCTCGCGCTCACGACGGGTTTCGGAATCGGCGCGGGGGTCGCGGGTGCCCTGGCGCAGTGGGGGCCCGCCCCCATGGTCCTGCCGTACGTCGTGCATGTCGTGCTCGCGCTCGCGGTGCTGCCGCTGCTGTACCGACTCCCGGAGACCGGCTGCCTCGGTGGGTCGCCCCGGCCGCGGTGGGGAGGGGTGAGGCATCCGCGCTTCCGGAAGGCCGTCCTCCCGATGGCGCCGTGGATCTTCGGGGCGGCCGGGGTCGCCTACGCGATCATGCCCCAGCTCGTGGGCGATCGGCTCGGCTCCCTGGCGCTGGCCTACTCGACGTTGCTGACGGTGGGCACGCTGGGAGCCGGGGCGCTCATCCAGCCGGTGGCCAAGCGCTTGGACCGGCCGACCAGTGCCCGTGCGGTGGCGGTGTCCATGGGCGTCATGTCGGTGGGGCTGGCGCTCAGCGTGGTCGCGGCCGTGGCGGGATCACCGGTGCTGGCCCTGGTGGCGGCGCTCGGACTCGGCTGCGCGTACGGCCTCGCGGTGGTGTCGGGCCTGCTCGAACTGCAACGCTTCTCGCGCCCGGAGGAACTGGCGGACACCACGGGGGTGTACTACGCCTTCGCCTACCTCGGATTCCTGCTGCCCGCGTTGCTGAGCTTGCTCAGCGCCGTGGCGACCTACCCCGTCCTGCTCGGGGGGCTCGTGGTCCTGGCCCTGGCGGCGACCGGTGTGATCCTGCGCTACTCCAAGGCCGATCTCCCCGCCCGCGAGACCGCCGAGCGGCAAGCCGAGCCGGTCGGCTGA
- a CDS encoding GntR family transcriptional regulator, producing MSTSRTRQSAAERAYALTKELVLSGELPGGHLFSEGEIAERLGISRTPVREAFLRLQAEDLLRLVPKRGAIVVPVSPGEAEDVLDAREAVECAAVRRLLRTPERVPSVVAELRSVLEVQRGHAERDDLPAFAETDEIFHRTIVTAGGNALFQRFYASLADRQRRMSMYALGPVPEQLPVVLRQHAELVSTIEARDEAAFAATLRSHLNETHRS from the coding sequence GTGTCGACTTCCCGAACCCGCCAAAGCGCCGCCGAGCGGGCGTACGCGCTGACGAAGGAACTCGTGCTCTCCGGCGAGCTTCCCGGAGGACATCTCTTCAGCGAGGGAGAGATCGCCGAGCGCCTGGGAATCAGCCGTACCCCCGTCAGGGAAGCGTTCCTGCGGCTCCAGGCCGAGGACTTGCTGAGGCTGGTGCCGAAGCGGGGTGCGATCGTGGTCCCGGTCTCACCGGGGGAGGCCGAGGACGTGCTCGACGCGCGCGAGGCCGTCGAGTGCGCGGCGGTACGCAGGTTGCTGCGCACCCCGGAGCGGGTGCCGTCGGTGGTGGCGGAGCTGCGGTCCGTGCTGGAGGTGCAACGCGGCCATGCCGAGCGGGACGACCTGCCCGCCTTCGCCGAGACCGACGAGATCTTCCACCGCACCATCGTGACGGCCGGGGGCAACGCGCTGTTCCAGCGTTTCTACGCGTCCTTGGCCGACAGACAACGCCGCATGAGCATGTACGCCCTCGGACCGGTTCCGGAGCAGCTTCCCGTGGTTCTTCGACAGCACGCCGAGCTGGTGTCCACCATCGAGGCGCGCGACGAGGCCGCGTTCGCGGCCACGTTGCGGTCGCATCTGAACGAAACGCATCGCTCATGA
- a CDS encoding trimeric intracellular cation channel family protein codes for MFQSPVILTLDLLGTFAFGLNGALTATRAARLDLVGVLVLGMMTALGGGVIRDILINVPPATFGDGRYLAAAAGGALVAFLLSVELERYTRLITVFDAVGLSVFCVTGTSKALDAGLGSVQAVILGVITAVGGGTLRDIAVQRVPSVLTSDFYAVPALVGAVLAAVALGIGIPGLVGALVPAAVAFVIRMLGVRYNLRVPRTRERGFHSRDGDEATD; via the coding sequence ATGTTCCAATCCCCCGTCATCCTCACCCTGGACCTGTTGGGCACGTTCGCGTTCGGCCTGAACGGCGCCCTCACCGCCACCCGCGCCGCTCGGCTGGACCTGGTGGGGGTGCTGGTCCTGGGCATGATGACCGCGTTGGGTGGCGGGGTGATCCGGGACATCCTGATCAACGTGCCACCCGCGACCTTCGGCGACGGACGCTATCTCGCGGCGGCCGCGGGCGGAGCGCTGGTGGCCTTCCTGCTGAGCGTGGAACTGGAGCGCTACACCCGGCTCATCACCGTCTTCGACGCCGTCGGGTTGAGCGTGTTCTGCGTGACCGGAACCAGCAAGGCCCTCGACGCCGGCCTGGGAAGCGTGCAGGCGGTGATCCTCGGCGTGATCACGGCGGTGGGAGGGGGAACCCTGCGGGACATCGCCGTCCAGCGGGTCCCCTCGGTGTTGACCAGCGACTTCTACGCCGTTCCCGCTCTCGTGGGCGCCGTCCTCGCGGCCGTGGCCCTCGGCATCGGAATCCCCGGACTCGTCGGTGCGCTCGTCCCGGCGGCGGTGGCCTTCGTCATCCGCATGCTCGGTGTCCGCTACAACCTACGGGTGCCCCGCACCCGCGAGCGTGGCTTCCACTCCCGTGACGGGGACGAGGCCACCGACTGA
- a CDS encoding HAD family hydrolase has translation MFGQRSVLMFDADDTLWECNVVFERAIDDFCDWQARPGLDAAAVRKLLAEVEHANSARYGYGAAVFLRSLTDCLERIHRRPATEREREHLGRLAEAVLECRIELIPEVAETLEALRERYPLLLLTKGVPEDQWRKLDNSGLREYFRAVHVVREKDVATYSGLVERYGLDPASTWMVGNSPASDILPALAAGMGAVYVPNANTWVLEHADLDLGAERLVTVERFGQLLDHF, from the coding sequence GTGTTCGGTCAGCGATCCGTGCTGATGTTCGACGCCGACGACACCCTCTGGGAATGCAACGTCGTGTTCGAGCGCGCCATCGACGACTTCTGCGATTGGCAGGCCCGGCCGGGACTCGACGCGGCGGCCGTGCGGAAACTGCTCGCCGAGGTCGAACACGCCAACTCGGCTCGTTACGGCTACGGCGCCGCGGTGTTCCTGCGCAGCCTCACCGACTGCCTGGAGCGGATCCACCGACGACCCGCGACCGAACGGGAACGGGAGCACCTGGGGCGGCTGGCGGAAGCGGTGCTGGAGTGCCGTATCGAACTGATCCCCGAGGTGGCCGAAACACTCGAGGCGTTACGGGAGCGCTATCCGCTCCTCCTGCTGACCAAGGGCGTCCCGGAGGACCAGTGGCGCAAGCTCGACAACTCGGGGCTGCGCGAGTACTTCCGAGCCGTTCACGTGGTGCGGGAAAAGGACGTCGCCACGTACTCCGGGCTCGTCGAACGGTACGGATTGGATCCCGCGTCGACGTGGATGGTGGGCAACTCGCCCGCCTCCGACATCCTGCCCGCACTGGCCGCCGGCATGGGGGCCGTGTACGTGCCGAACGCCAACACGTGGGTGTTGGAGCACGCCGATCTCGACCTCGGCGCGGAGCGCCTGGTGACGGTGGAGCGGTTCGGGCAGTTGCTCGACCACTTCTGA